AACTTAGCGAGAACGTTATCAACAGTTATCCACAAAAACGGTGGATAACTTTAGGGATAAGTTAACATCTTTGTTTTACAAGTACTGAGACAGCCTTTATGTGGCGTCACTTAGGACAAATTTGACTGTTAGAATAACCTTGAAACTAGGATTCAGAGTTATTGAGTCAAGAGATTATTTAAGTTTTTTACATAGATTCCAATATCAAGGAGCCTAAGACCTTGATAAAAATGTGTTTTAATTCGTACTCGAACAAAAGTAGAATAGCGGCAGTTAATCTTATTCTACAGAACACGATGAGCCACAACAAAACGGATACAAATCAAGCTTCTATTGCCATTGTTGGTGGTGGTATAGCCGGAACAACAAGCGCTATTCACTTCAGTGAGTTGGGTTTTAAGGTCACAATCTTAGAAAAAGGGCCGAGTTTGGTTAATGGTCCACCGATTTGCCACCTACACGCTGGCGGCAATTTGTATCGAGATATTTCTGTAGAGCAGTGTCTTCAGTTACTTACTCAGTCTATTGATACTGTTCGTCTGTTTCCTCACACGATCAATATTCGTCCTACTATCATTGCTGTACCACACAGTGATGGTGGGGACCCAATGGACTTACTTCCTCGCCTAAAAATAATCAAAGACGCTTATGCTGAGCTTGTTAAACAAGATAAAAGCAACCAAGTGCTTGGTGACCCCGAGGAATACTATAAGCTATACAGTAAAGAAGAACTCATCGCACTTTCTAAGAAGACACAACCACTGAAACCGACATCACTTGATGAGTGGTGCATTCCTTTTGCCAAGCATACCGACTTAGACACGCTTAAATATCCCGTTGCTATGGTTCAAGAGTACGGTTGGAGTGTGTTCCGACTGTCTGCGACCGCTCAGCTCTCTTTGGGGCAACAAGCTAACTGCACTGTGCTGACTAACAGCCGTTTACAATCGGTTCAATCAACGGGGCAAGGTTGGTCTTTGACTTATACCGATGTTGATAACCAAAGTCGTAAACTAACCACTGATTATTTAATTAACGCCAGTGGCTTTGAGACCGGCATAGTGGATGACTTTGTTGGCTCGAAGCAGCAGCGACTTGTTGAGTTTAAAGCCGCTTACGTTACAGAGTGGCCATATTCCCAAGAATGCAAGGAAGAGTGGCCGGAGGTTATCTTTCATGGCCCAAGAGGCACACCGCAAGGCATGGCTCAATTAACACCATACGCAGACGGTGTATTCCAACTTCACGGTATGACGGAAGGGATCACGCTGTTTGAAGGCGGGTTAGTATCATCTTCGACAGACTCTTCTCAACCGCAGTTACCATCAAAACTGCTCAAGAAGATTGTATCTGGTTGGAGTGAAGAACAGCTCGAACTGAGAACACGTGCGGCAATTACGCATATGTCACAGTTCATTCCGAGCTTTAGTTCTGCTCAAGTTGGCGGAAAACCTCTATTCGGCGCTCAACAAATTCCAGGCACAGACCCAAGCCTAAGAGCCTCAGATGTCTCTTTCTGTGGTGAACGCTATGCAAGGCTTGAAGTAGTAAAGGCGTCTTCAACATTAGAAGCTGCGCAGAAAGTGGCTCAACAATGGTTCGATATTCCAGAGTCTGACTCGATTGAAGAGACACATTCAGTGACAATGTCACTTGAGTTAAACGATATTGAAAACAAAGCGATAGGGTTGACCCAAGAGCGTGGATACCCAAATGCGCTGGCGAAAGTTTCGGGCCAAGACCACCACTAAAACGAAAAATCGGCTTACTTAGGTAAGCCGATTTTTTATCCCTTGGCAATCACCATTCTCAACGGTGGCTGAAAGCTCATTATCAATAACCGAAAAAGCGCGCCCACTGACACCACACATCTTGCAACCCCACGCGATCCCCCTTACTAAATGAAATCTGATGCCCGGGCTTTGCTTGCGCTAAACGTGGTAAGTCAATTCTTGCTACACACCCGATCTTTGGATAACCACCAATAGTCTGCCTGTCATTGAGCAGAACAATAGGTTGCCCATCTTGTGGTACCTGAATAGCACCTAGCGCAATGCCTTCGGATAACAGTGAGATATCTGGAGAGTGAACCGATTCACCACTAAGACGATAACCCATACGATTAGAGTTTTGGTCCACGATATAGGGTGAGCTATAAAACGTCTCCTTGGCTGCCTCTGAGAATAGTTCGCTCTGGTAGCTCTCAATGACTCTTAAGTTAACAGGCAAGTTGTAATCGGGTGTATACCGGAAGGTGACACTAATAGGCTTAAAGTGCTTAGTGAGAGCTTGCTTAGTGAAAATTAATTGGTCTCCAACTTGGCAAGGTTCACCATTTTGAGTTAATCCACCTATTTTTTCACGCGTTACTGTTGCACTGCTATTAAGGACTCCAGGAACAACGAAGCCCCCCTTAATCGCGAGATAAGCTCTGAGTCCATTCCTAGGTAAGCCAAACGAAAGCATTTGCCCTTTAAACGCTTGAAATGTACTCCAGTTGGCTAACGGTTTCCCATCCAAAGTTGCCTGTAAGTCACCACCGCAAATCGCCATCTCACAATCATCATTGACTTGCAGAGTACACTGTCCAAGAGTGATTTCTAGCGCCGCTTGATTGACGGGATTGGCTAATAAGTGATTTGCCCAACTATAGGAGTAATCGTCTACGGGGCCCCCTTGTGTTAAACCAAGGTGAGAAACACCAAAACGTCCAAAGTCTTGAATTATACTTAAAGGCCCCGGTTTCACTATGGTTAGGCTCGCTTTATTGACTGATTTAACCATGGCCTACATCTCCTCCAAGCTCGACAAACTCTTGTTTTGATATTGCTTTGAAGCGCACAGAGTCACCCACATTCAGAAGAGAAAGTTGGTCGTGCATTTGGTTAGCCTGAGTCAACTGAGCGTGATCAAACAACGAAATAGGGCAATTACCGATGATATTCCATCCTCCCGGGGAATCAGACGG
The window above is part of the Vibrio chagasii genome. Proteins encoded here:
- a CDS encoding FAD-dependent oxidoreductase — protein: MSHNKTDTNQASIAIVGGGIAGTTSAIHFSELGFKVTILEKGPSLVNGPPICHLHAGGNLYRDISVEQCLQLLTQSIDTVRLFPHTINIRPTIIAVPHSDGGDPMDLLPRLKIIKDAYAELVKQDKSNQVLGDPEEYYKLYSKEELIALSKKTQPLKPTSLDEWCIPFAKHTDLDTLKYPVAMVQEYGWSVFRLSATAQLSLGQQANCTVLTNSRLQSVQSTGQGWSLTYTDVDNQSRKLTTDYLINASGFETGIVDDFVGSKQQRLVEFKAAYVTEWPYSQECKEEWPEVIFHGPRGTPQGMAQLTPYADGVFQLHGMTEGITLFEGGLVSSSTDSSQPQLPSKLLKKIVSGWSEEQLELRTRAAITHMSQFIPSFSSAQVGGKPLFGAQQIPGTDPSLRASDVSFCGERYARLEVVKASSTLEAAQKVAQQWFDIPESDSIEETHSVTMSLELNDIENKAIGLTQERGYPNALAKVSGQDHH
- a CDS encoding biotin-dependent carboxyltransferase family protein, which translates into the protein MVKSVNKASLTIVKPGPLSIIQDFGRFGVSHLGLTQGGPVDDYSYSWANHLLANPVNQAALEITLGQCTLQVNDDCEMAICGGDLQATLDGKPLANWSTFQAFKGQMLSFGLPRNGLRAYLAIKGGFVVPGVLNSSATVTREKIGGLTQNGEPCQVGDQLIFTKQALTKHFKPISVTFRYTPDYNLPVNLRVIESYQSELFSEAAKETFYSSPYIVDQNSNRMGYRLSGESVHSPDISLLSEGIALGAIQVPQDGQPIVLLNDRQTIGGYPKIGCVARIDLPRLAQAKPGHQISFSKGDRVGLQDVWCQWARFFGY